A stretch of the Erwinia sp. SLM-02 genome encodes the following:
- the urtB gene encoding urea ABC transporter permease subunit UrtB, which produces MMRLLLILLFSLPCLAVAGPAADFSAAGRSDQLKILQQWAAAPDPARLPLLQALHNETVVLDENKRPFSQLNDRLTPLEGSAAPVGATKKLFMNNRLRTMIATALAAHQLVSPLAATRLKAARALQNDAQPDQLPLLNRRLAAEQDSRVHAVLAQAVAGLQLTDGNPQVRLQAVRVLGETSDPQTQASLERLLSPQNEADASVRAAAADSLKQIRHRLMLGEVLGQAFTGLSLGSVLLLAALGLAITYGLLGVINMAHGEMLMLGAYATWMVQNLFQRFAPEWLAFYPLLALPVAFFITAAIGMALERTIIRHLYGRPLETLLATWGISLMLIQLVRVVFGTQNLEVANPAWLSGGLQVLPNLVLPYNRLAVMVFVVGVLVLTWLLLNKTRLGMNVRAVTQNRAMADCCGVPTGRVDMLAFGLGSGIAGLGGVALSQLGNVGPELGQGYIIDSFLVVVTGGVGQLAGTVVAALGLGILNKVLEPQIGAVLGKILILVLIVLFIQKRPQGLFAFKGRVID; this is translated from the coding sequence ATGATGCGATTGCTGCTAATACTGCTGTTCAGCCTGCCATGCCTCGCCGTGGCCGGACCGGCAGCGGACTTTTCCGCCGCCGGCCGCAGCGATCAGCTGAAGATCCTCCAGCAGTGGGCCGCCGCGCCGGACCCTGCCCGCCTGCCGCTGCTGCAGGCCCTGCATAATGAAACCGTGGTGCTGGACGAAAACAAACGGCCGTTCAGCCAGCTTAACGATCGGCTGACCCCGCTGGAAGGCAGCGCCGCGCCGGTGGGCGCCACCAAAAAGCTGTTTATGAATAACCGACTGCGCACGATGATCGCCACCGCGCTGGCTGCTCATCAGCTGGTCAGCCCGCTGGCCGCCACGCGCCTGAAGGCGGCACGTGCGTTGCAAAACGATGCCCAGCCGGATCAGCTGCCGCTGCTAAACCGGCGGCTGGCGGCAGAACAGGACAGCCGCGTCCATGCGGTATTAGCCCAGGCCGTTGCCGGGCTGCAGCTGACCGACGGCAACCCGCAGGTGCGCCTGCAGGCGGTCAGAGTGCTGGGTGAAACCAGCGATCCGCAGACCCAGGCCAGCCTGGAACGTCTGCTGTCTCCGCAGAATGAAGCCGACGCCAGCGTGCGCGCCGCCGCCGCCGACAGCCTGAAGCAGATCCGCCATCGCCTGATGCTGGGTGAAGTGCTCGGCCAGGCGTTTACCGGCCTGTCGCTGGGCTCCGTGCTGCTGCTGGCGGCGCTCGGGCTGGCTATCACCTATGGCCTGCTGGGGGTGATTAACATGGCCCACGGCGAGATGCTGATGCTGGGTGCCTATGCCACCTGGATGGTGCAGAACCTGTTTCAGCGCTTTGCTCCGGAGTGGCTGGCGTTTTATCCGCTGCTGGCGCTGCCGGTGGCCTTCTTTATCACCGCCGCCATCGGCATGGCGCTGGAACGCACCATCATTCGCCATCTTTATGGCCGCCCGCTGGAGACGCTGCTGGCCACCTGGGGCATCAGCCTGATGCTGATCCAGCTAGTCCGCGTGGTCTTTGGCACCCAGAACCTGGAAGTCGCTAACCCCGCCTGGCTCTCCGGCGGCTTGCAGGTGCTGCCGAACCTCGTCCTGCCGTACAACCGCCTGGCGGTGATGGTGTTTGTGGTCGGCGTGCTGGTGCTGACCTGGCTGCTACTGAATAAAACCCGCCTGGGGATGAACGTGCGGGCGGTGACGCAGAACCGCGCGATGGCCGACTGCTGCGGGGTGCCTACCGGGCGCGTGGATATGCTGGCCTTCGGCCTCGGTTCCGGCATTGCCGGGCTGGGCGGCGTGGCGCTCTCACAGCTGGGCAACGTCGGGCCGGAGCTGGGCCAGGGCTATATTATCGACTCCTTCCTGGTGGTGGTGACCGGCGGCGTTGGCCAGCTGGCCGGCACGGTGGTGGCCGCGCTCGGCCTCGGTATTCTCAATAAGGTGCTGGAACCGCAGATTGGGGCCGTGCTCGGCAAAATCCTGATCCTCGTGCTGATCGTGCTGTTTATCCAGAAGCGGCCGCAGGGGCTGTTCGCCTTTAAAGGAAGGGTGATTGACTGA
- the urtA gene encoding urea ABC transporter substrate-binding protein encodes MKRRSLLKAFALSATVIGMGLSWNAQAADTIKVGIMHSLSGTMAISETPLKDVALMTIDEINAKGGVLGKKLEPVVVDPASNWPLFAEKARQLLTQDKAAVVFGCWTSVSRKSVLPVFEELNGLLFYPVQYEGEEMSPNVFYTGAAPNQQAIPAVEYLMSEDGGSAKRFFLLGTDYVYPRTTNKILRAFLHSKGVKDSDIEEVYTPFGYSDYQTIVSNIKKFSAGGKTAVVSTINGDSNVPFYKELANQGIKATDVPVVAFSVGEEELRGIDTKPLVGNLAAWNYFESVDNPANAKFVADYKAYAKAHKLPNADTVVTNDPMEATYVGIHMWAQAVEKAGTTDVDKVRAAMAGQTFAAPDGFTLTMDQTNHHLHKPVMIGEIEDNGQFNVVWQTDKPVRAQPWSPYIAGNDKKPDHPVKTTN; translated from the coding sequence ATGAAAAGACGTTCATTGCTCAAGGCCTTTGCACTTTCTGCCACCGTTATTGGCATGGGATTATCCTGGAACGCTCAGGCGGCCGACACCATTAAAGTCGGCATTATGCACTCGCTCTCCGGCACTATGGCGATTTCCGAAACGCCGCTGAAGGACGTGGCGCTGATGACCATTGATGAGATCAACGCCAAAGGCGGCGTGCTGGGTAAAAAGCTGGAGCCGGTGGTGGTCGACCCCGCCTCTAACTGGCCGCTGTTTGCCGAAAAAGCCCGCCAGCTGTTAACCCAGGATAAAGCCGCGGTGGTGTTTGGCTGCTGGACGTCGGTATCACGCAAGTCCGTTCTGCCGGTGTTTGAAGAGCTGAACGGCCTGCTGTTCTACCCGGTGCAGTATGAAGGCGAAGAGATGTCGCCGAACGTGTTCTACACCGGCGCCGCGCCAAACCAGCAGGCGATCCCGGCGGTCGAGTATCTGATGAGCGAGGACGGCGGTTCGGCAAAACGCTTCTTCCTGCTGGGTACCGACTACGTTTATCCGCGCACCACCAACAAGATCCTGCGCGCTTTCCTGCACTCTAAGGGCGTGAAGGACAGCGATATCGAAGAGGTCTACACGCCGTTTGGCTACAGCGACTACCAGACCATCGTTTCCAACATCAAAAAATTCTCTGCCGGTGGCAAGACGGCGGTGGTTTCCACTATCAACGGCGACTCTAACGTCCCGTTCTATAAAGAACTCGCTAACCAGGGCATTAAAGCGACCGATGTGCCGGTCGTGGCCTTCTCGGTAGGGGAAGAAGAGCTGCGCGGGATTGATACCAAACCGCTGGTCGGCAACCTGGCCGCGTGGAACTACTTCGAATCGGTGGATAACCCGGCTAACGCGAAATTCGTAGCGGATTACAAAGCCTATGCCAAAGCGCACAAGCTGCCGAACGCCGATACCGTCGTGACCAACGACCCGATGGAAGCAACCTATGTCGGCATCCATATGTGGGCGCAGGCCGTCGAGAAAGCGGGCACCACCGACGTGGATAAAGTCCGTGCCGCGATGGCCGGGCAGACCTTTGCCGCGCCGGACGGCTTCACCCTGACCATGGATCAGACCAACCACCACCTGCACAAACCGGTGATGATTGGCGAAATCGAAGATAACGGCCAGTTCAACGTGGTGTGGCAGACCGATAAACCGGTACGCGCCCAGCCGTGGAGCCCGTACATCGCCGGTAACGACAAAAAGCCCGACCACCCGGTAAAAACCACTAACTGA
- a CDS encoding GntR family transcriptional regulator, whose product MQGSSQKNSKDRPEVLADRVYHALKNDIFDFRLMPGDRFSESEIAARMAVSRTPVRQALFRLEREGYVEVWNRLGWQVRQFDFAYFEELYDLRTVLECEAVKRLCRLPARQCSELLDRLTRFWIDEPRLADFIAVSLHDEAFHMALVSAAGNEEMARIHSELTEKIRIIRRLDFTREDRVDATYNEHAQILNAVLHQQSEEAQKILTDHIAVSRAEVRKITLHMLQQARLHTVSPT is encoded by the coding sequence ATGCAGGGATCGTCGCAGAAAAACAGCAAAGATCGGCCGGAGGTGCTGGCCGATCGCGTCTATCACGCGCTGAAGAATGACATTTTCGACTTTCGTCTGATGCCGGGTGACCGCTTCAGCGAAAGCGAGATCGCCGCACGCATGGCGGTGAGCCGCACCCCGGTGCGTCAGGCACTGTTTCGCCTGGAGCGTGAGGGCTATGTCGAAGTGTGGAACCGCCTCGGCTGGCAGGTGCGCCAGTTTGATTTTGCGTACTTCGAAGAGCTGTACGACCTGCGCACGGTGCTGGAGTGCGAGGCGGTGAAACGGCTGTGCCGCCTGCCCGCACGGCAGTGCAGCGAGCTGCTCGACCGACTGACGCGCTTCTGGATCGATGAACCGCGCCTGGCCGACTTTATCGCCGTTTCCCTGCATGACGAAGCCTTCCATATGGCGCTGGTTTCCGCCGCAGGCAATGAAGAGATGGCCCGGATCCACAGTGAGTTAACCGAAAAAATCCGCATCATCCGCCGCCTCGACTTCACCCGCGAGGATCGTGTTGATGCCACCTACAACGAACACGCGCAGATCTTAAACGCGGTACTACACCAGCAAAGCGAGGAGGCTCAGAAAATTCTGACCGACCATATTGCCGTCAGTAGGGCAGAGGTCAGAAAAATCACATTGCATATGCTCCAGCAGGCGAGGCTACACACGGTTTCACCCACATAA
- the uca gene encoding urea carboxylase: MFNTVLIANRGEIACRAIRTLKRLGITSVAVFSDADRNSQHVREADMAVALGGEKASDSYLKIDKILNAAVETGAQAIWPGYGFLSESLPFAAACEEAGIVFIGPTAHQIGEFGLKHRARELAAAAGVPMTPGTPLLASLEEALAAAERIGYPIMLKSTAGGGGIGLTRCADDAALRSAWESVRRLGEQFFSDAGVFLERCIDRARHVEVQIFGDGHGKVVALGERDCSLQRRNQKVVEETPAPNLPAATRSALLESAVKLGELVNYRSAGTVEYIYDAARDEFYFLEVNTRLQVEHPVTECVTGLDLVECMLQVAAGEQPDWARMALAPQGASIEVRIYAEDPLKNFQPSPGVLTEVSFPDDVRVDSWIATGTEVSAFYDPMIAKLIVHAENREAALKKMQTALNQTRLHGIATNLDYLRQVVATDAFHSGQVWTRMLDSFNAASPVVEVIQPGTWSSIQDYPGRLGYWDIGVPPSGPMDDYAFQLANRIVGNAEEAAALEFTLQGPTLRFHSDALIALTGARCPALLDDEEVAYWQPLAVKAGQTLTLGRAQQGCRTYLAVRNGFDVPEYLGSRSTFALGQFGGHAGRTLRVADMLAISQPALEACTTPAPVSEPRALPAAAQPVYGDEWRIGVLYGPHGAPDFFTQQSIDEFFASDWHVHYNSNRLGVRLVGPKPGWARANGGEAGLHPSNVHDCEYAIGAINFTGDFPVILTRDGPSLGGFVCPVTIAKAELWKVGQVKPGDRLRFHPISAEEAHALELAQARSVENLSALHLPGFDVPSLAETVHGSATILASLKATATTPTVVWRQAGDNYILLEYGDNVLDLALRLRIHLLMTALREYGQPGVEELSPGVRSLQIRYDSRILSQKQLMTLLQELEKNLGDVSRMKVPSRIVHLPMAFEDSATLGAVERYQETVRASAPWLPNNVDFIQRINGLGSRDEVKDTIFDASYLILGLGDVYLGAPCAVPIDPRHRLLSSKYNPARTFTAEGTVGIGGMYMCIYGMDSPGGYQLVGRTLPIWNKFLKNPQFAANEPWLLHFFDQVRFYPVSEAELDVLRDDFREGRASVRIEHTEFDFAEHTRFLADNAGSIAAFRTRQASAFEAEVALWAQEEEGAPLSSSENLLPPEEDDSALQVSADMNGNIWKILVQEGDVVEAGQSLIVVEAMKMELAINAPQAGRVKRIACQSGRPVSPGDALLWLE; the protein is encoded by the coding sequence ATGTTTAATACCGTACTGATCGCCAACCGCGGCGAAATCGCCTGCCGCGCCATCCGCACCCTGAAGCGCCTGGGTATCACCAGCGTGGCGGTTTTCTCGGACGCGGATCGTAATTCTCAGCATGTGAGAGAGGCCGATATGGCGGTCGCGCTGGGCGGCGAGAAGGCCAGCGACAGCTACCTGAAAATTGACAAGATCCTCAACGCCGCTGTGGAAACCGGCGCTCAGGCCATCTGGCCGGGCTACGGCTTTCTGTCAGAAAGCCTGCCGTTTGCCGCCGCCTGCGAGGAGGCGGGGATCGTCTTCATCGGCCCGACCGCGCATCAAATCGGCGAGTTTGGCCTGAAGCACCGGGCGCGTGAACTGGCCGCCGCCGCGGGCGTACCAATGACCCCGGGCACGCCGCTGCTTGCCTCGCTGGAGGAGGCGCTGGCCGCCGCAGAGCGGATTGGCTACCCGATTATGTTGAAAAGCACCGCAGGCGGCGGCGGCATCGGCCTGACCCGCTGTGCCGACGACGCCGCGCTGCGCAGCGCCTGGGAGAGCGTTCGCCGCCTCGGCGAGCAGTTCTTCAGCGATGCCGGGGTGTTCCTGGAACGCTGCATCGATCGCGCCCGCCACGTTGAGGTGCAGATCTTCGGCGACGGCCACGGTAAAGTGGTGGCCCTGGGCGAACGCGACTGCTCACTCCAGCGCCGTAACCAGAAAGTGGTGGAAGAAACCCCGGCACCGAACCTGCCCGCCGCCACGCGCAGCGCGCTGCTGGAATCGGCGGTAAAGCTGGGCGAACTGGTGAACTACCGCAGCGCCGGCACCGTGGAATATATCTACGATGCCGCCCGCGACGAGTTCTACTTTCTGGAAGTGAATACCCGCCTGCAGGTGGAGCATCCGGTTACTGAGTGCGTCACCGGCCTGGACCTGGTGGAGTGCATGCTGCAGGTGGCCGCAGGCGAGCAGCCCGACTGGGCGCGGATGGCTCTGGCCCCGCAGGGCGCCTCCATTGAAGTGCGCATCTACGCGGAAGATCCGTTAAAGAACTTCCAGCCCAGCCCCGGCGTACTGACCGAAGTCAGCTTCCCGGACGACGTGCGCGTGGACAGCTGGATCGCCACCGGCACCGAGGTTTCCGCCTTCTACGATCCGATGATCGCCAAGCTGATCGTTCACGCCGAAAACCGCGAGGCGGCGCTGAAGAAAATGCAGACAGCGCTGAATCAGACCCGGCTGCACGGCATCGCCACCAACCTCGACTATCTGCGCCAGGTCGTCGCCACGGACGCCTTCCACAGCGGCCAGGTGTGGACGCGCATGCTGGACAGCTTCAACGCCGCGTCGCCGGTCGTTGAAGTGATTCAGCCGGGCACCTGGAGCAGCATTCAGGACTACCCTGGCCGCCTCGGCTACTGGGATATCGGCGTGCCGCCTTCTGGTCCGATGGATGACTACGCTTTTCAGCTCGCCAACCGCATCGTCGGCAACGCGGAAGAAGCCGCCGCGCTGGAATTCACTCTCCAGGGGCCGACTTTACGCTTCCACAGCGATGCGCTGATCGCCCTGACCGGAGCACGCTGCCCGGCCCTTCTGGACGATGAAGAGGTCGCTTACTGGCAGCCGCTGGCGGTGAAAGCGGGACAGACGCTGACGCTGGGCCGCGCGCAGCAGGGCTGCCGTACCTACCTGGCGGTGCGTAACGGTTTCGACGTGCCGGAATACCTCGGCAGCCGCTCGACCTTTGCCCTCGGCCAGTTTGGCGGCCACGCCGGTCGCACCCTGCGCGTGGCCGATATGCTGGCTATTTCGCAGCCCGCGCTGGAAGCCTGCACCACACCGGCCCCGGTCAGCGAGCCTCGTGCGCTGCCTGCGGCCGCGCAGCCGGTCTACGGCGATGAGTGGCGCATCGGCGTGCTCTACGGGCCGCACGGCGCACCCGACTTCTTTACCCAGCAGTCCATTGATGAATTCTTTGCCAGCGACTGGCACGTCCACTACAACTCTAACCGGCTTGGCGTTCGCCTGGTCGGACCGAAACCCGGCTGGGCGCGGGCCAACGGCGGTGAAGCCGGGCTGCATCCCTCCAACGTTCACGACTGCGAATACGCCATCGGCGCGATCAACTTTACCGGCGACTTCCCGGTGATCCTCACCCGCGACGGGCCGAGCCTCGGCGGCTTCGTCTGCCCGGTGACCATCGCCAAAGCCGAGCTGTGGAAAGTCGGCCAGGTGAAACCGGGCGATCGCCTGCGCTTCCATCCGATTAGCGCGGAAGAAGCGCATGCGCTGGAGCTGGCGCAGGCCCGCAGCGTGGAAAACCTGAGCGCGCTGCATCTGCCGGGCTTTGATGTGCCGTCGCTGGCGGAAACCGTCCACGGCTCCGCCACCATTCTCGCCTCGCTAAAAGCCACCGCCACCACGCCAACCGTGGTCTGGCGTCAGGCCGGCGACAACTACATCCTGCTGGAATACGGCGATAACGTGCTGGACCTGGCGCTGCGCCTGCGTATCCATCTGCTGATGACCGCGCTGCGCGAGTACGGCCAGCCCGGCGTCGAAGAGCTGTCGCCCGGCGTCCGCTCGCTGCAAATCCGCTACGACAGCCGCATTCTTAGCCAGAAACAGCTGATGACGCTGCTGCAGGAGCTGGAGAAAAACCTCGGCGACGTCAGCCGGATGAAAGTCCCGTCGCGCATCGTCCATCTGCCGATGGCCTTTGAAGACAGCGCCACGCTGGGCGCGGTGGAACGCTATCAGGAAACCGTGCGCGCCAGCGCGCCGTGGCTGCCGAACAACGTCGACTTTATCCAGCGCATTAACGGCCTCGGCAGCCGCGACGAAGTGAAAGACACCATCTTTGACGCCAGCTACCTGATCCTCGGCCTGGGCGACGTTTATCTCGGCGCACCCTGCGCGGTGCCGATTGACCCGCGCCACCGCCTGCTGAGTTCGAAATACAACCCGGCGCGAACCTTCACCGCCGAAGGCACCGTCGGCATCGGCGGCATGTATATGTGCATCTACGGCATGGACTCCCCCGGCGGCTATCAGCTGGTGGGCCGCACGCTGCCTATCTGGAACAAATTCCTCAAAAACCCGCAGTTTGCCGCGAATGAACCCTGGCTGCTGCACTTCTTTGACCAGGTGCGCTTCTATCCGGTCAGCGAGGCCGAACTGGACGTGCTGCGTGACGATTTCCGTGAAGGCCGCGCCAGCGTGCGTATTGAGCACACCGAATTCGACTTTGCCGAACACACCCGTTTCCTCGCCGATAACGCCGGGTCAATCGCCGCCTTCCGCACCCGCCAGGCCAGCGCCTTTGAGGCCGAAGTCGCGCTGTGGGCACAGGAAGAGGAAGGCGCGCCGCTCAGCAGCAGCGAGAACCTGCTGCCGCCGGAAGAGGACGACAGCGCCCTGCAGGTCAGCGCCGATATGAACGGCAATATCTGGAAGATTCTGGTGCAGGAAGGTGACGTCGTGGAGGCCGGGCAGTCGCTGATCGTCGTGGAGGCGATGAAAATGGAACTGGCCATCAACGCGCCGCAGGCCGGTCGGGTAAAACGTATTGCCTGTCAGTCAGGCCGTCCGGTCAGTCCGGGCGATGCGCTGCTGTGGCTGGAATAG